GTTCGAAGGACAGCATCGCGCCGAACCCGCTCTGCTGGCGCGCGGCAATCGCGTGACCGGGGTGCGATTCCAGGCCGGGGTAGTAGACGTTGGCCACCGCGTCGCTGGCGGCCAGCAGCTGCACGATCTCGGCGGTGTTTTCCTGGTGCACGCGCAGCCGCGCGCCGAGCGTCCGCAGGCCGCGCAGGGTCAGGAAGGCATCGAACGGCGAACCGGTCAGGCCGAGTGCGTTGGCCCACCACACCAGCTGTTCGTGCAGCGCCGGATCGCGCGCGACCACGGCGCCACCAACCACATCGCTGTGGCCGTTGATGTACTTGGTGGTCGAATGCAGCACCACATCGGCACCGAAGGCGATCGGCTGCTGCAGCGCCGGCGACAGGAAGGTGTTGTCGACCACCACCTTCGCACCGGCGCGGTGCGCGGCATCGATGACGAAGCGCAGGTCGGTGATGCGCAGCAGCGGGTTGGACGGGGTCTCGATCAACACCAGCGTGGGCGACTGCGCCAGCGCGTCGGCCAGCGAACGCGGGTCGGTCAGGTCGGCGGTGACCAGCTGGAAGTGGCCCTTCTTGGCCAGCGCGTTGAACAGCCGCCAGCTGCCACCGTAGGCGTCGTGCGGCACCACCAGGGTATCGCCCGGTTCCAGCAGCGCATTGAGCACGAGGTTGATCGCGCCCATGCCGGTAGAGGTGATCACCCCGCCAGCACCGCCTTCGAGTTCGGCCAGCGCCTCGCCGAGCAGGTCACGGGTGGGGTTGCCGCTGCGGGTGTAGTCGTACTGGCGCTTGTTGCCGAAGCCATCGAAGCTGAAGTTCGACGACAGCACGATCGGTGGGGTCACCGCCCCGTGCGCGGTATCGCGA
This is a stretch of genomic DNA from Stenotrophomonas rhizophila. It encodes these proteins:
- a CDS encoding O-succinylhomoserine (thiol)-lyase — protein: MSQSAGSEPTCSRVTAAVRAGIDRDTAHGAVTPPIVLSSNFSFDGFGNKRQYDYTRSGNPTRDLLGEALAELEGGAGGVITSTGMGAINLVLNALLEPGDTLVVPHDAYGGSWRLFNALAKKGHFQLVTADLTDPRSLADALAQSPTLVLIETPSNPLLRITDLRFVIDAAHRAGAKVVVDNTFLSPALQQPIAFGADVVLHSTTKYINGHSDVVGGAVVARDPALHEQLVWWANALGLTGSPFDAFLTLRGLRTLGARLRVHQENTAEIVQLLAASDAVANVYYPGLESHPGHAIAARQQSGFGAMLSFELASCPGDDPHAAVRAFVDGLRCFTLAESLGGVESLVAHPATMTHAAMTAEARAHAGISEGLLRLSVGIEAAEDLVADLQAGLERAQAVIDRQAQLARRRLVDA